The Mangrovibacillus cuniculi sequence GCGGATTTACCCGTTGTTGGAAGTGTAATTTCTTTAATTCTTTTGTAGCTTTCTCCCTCGACCAGTTAAAAACTGTGGCTACCTCATTAGTACCAACGAATTGATAGGCCTTCAAAAAGTCTAATAAATTAGGCAAAGATTTTTTGGTTAGAGTTTGTCCAGCTAATTCTTGCAAAATCTCTACATAGATTTCATATTCATATAAGCCACTAATCTTTAATCCCTCATCTTCAATATTCTCATTAAAAAATACCAAAGTAGGGCTTTCTGTTACTTCCATTTCAGAAGTTATCTTCATGTCGCATTGAAAAGCTTTTTTTGCACTGGGAGAGTTTATGTCTTCTGCGAAAACAGGTACGTCCAAACCAACTTTTTTTGCACAGTTCTCAAGTACAGATTGGTTAGAGATATCTTGTTTTTCTAAAAATAATTCTTCTTGGATCTTACGTAAAAATTTTGCTCCCAGTCTTTTACCTTGTAACTCAGCTGCTTTAATTGCTAGAGATACTAGGGAGGGAGATTTAAGGGAATGTTCTAACCATAGATCCCCGTCACAACTCATTCCAGTTCTTGAAGCGGTTCTCTCCCAATGGTTTGCAAGGTGTTGAGGATTTTGCAAATTAGCATTCAAATTAATTAGGCTACTACTAAGTACCTTTCGTAATGTGAAGTAATCTCCATACTCTAACACCAACTTTTTCATTGTTGGTTCTAATGCCCAACATTCTGGACAAAGTGGATCAATGAAAAGATATATTTCTAGTCCCGTTACTTGCTTATCACTCATCATTTACATCACCTTCTTCAGGCGTATTAACCATATGTCTAGCAGTCAAGGCAAGTCTAGCAAAGCACTCTTCACGGATATCTAATGGAAAGTCAATAACATCCATCGCTTTTTCCATACACTTTAACCACGCTGTTGCAAGCTTTGGTGTAATAGGATGTGGAAGATGCCTTGCACGGAGCATAGGATGACCGTGCTCATTCGTATATAAAGAGGGACCGCCAAAATATTGGGTTAAAAATTGGGTCTGTTTTCTTTTCGTTTCACCCATATCATCAGGAAATAGCGGCGCCAGATTTACGTCATCTTTGACAAAATCATAAAATGTATCTACTAATTCTATTAGTTTTTCTTCGCCGATACGTTCATATGGTGTCAACATTTATTGGTTCATATAGGCGCTCCTTTAATACTAAATGGAAAATGATTGGTATGTTTCTTCACTATATTGTAACAATAGGGACTATTGAACTCAAACAATGTGACTTTATTTTGTATAGATAATGAAATTATGATGTACTAGTGGTTGTAATTGTGAGGCATAGAGGAGAAGTCGCTGTTAATTGGAGAGAAACCAGCGGCAAGTCGGAGAAGCCGCAGGAATTCGGAGAAAAAAGCAACGGCAAGTAGGAGAAGCCGCAGGAATCCGAAAAGAAACCAGCGGCAACTCCAAAAAGCCGCCAAAAATACAGAAAAAGCTGAGACACAGCATCTCAGCTTTTCCGCACTAATCAAGCATAGTAAGTAGCAGTTACCTTTTTAACATAATTAGTCGTTTCTTTAAACGGAGGAATCCCATTGTATTTATCTACATTTCCAGGCCCAGCATTGTAAGCTGCCAAGGCGAGTTCAATGTTTTGGCCAAATTTATCTAGCATTTGTCTAAGGTACTTGGTACCACCCATGATATTTTGCTCTGCATTAAATATATCTGTCACACCCAAGTACTTTGCCGTTGCAGGCATAAGTTGCATGTAGCCACTAGCTCCTGCAGAACTTACAGCATCTTTTCTAAAACCGGATTCTTGCTTAATCACCGCTTCTATAAGGCGAACAGGTACATTGTATTTCTGTGATGCAGCATGAATAATTTCTTTTACATCCTCAGGGGCATTCGTGCCGCTCGGAGAAACGGTTCCTACAGTTGGGGTAGGAAGAAACGATTGCTGAAGAAACAGGGAGTTATTTTGTTGCATGAAATTTGCTACACTGCCTAGTTGATTTTCTAAAGTTGTTGCTAAAACAGTGGAAAATGGACTCTCTACGAAGGAAGTAGAGGAACTATTCAATTGTTGAAGCTGTCTAATGGCTTGCAATTGACCCAATGCCTGAAGGGAAGCGGGTGTAGTCATGAACTAGATCACCTTTTTCTTTATTTTTCACTTATAGAGTGGGGAATTTCTTTTTAAAAAATCTCTTTACCTTTGTATCGGTTGGAGTTTGGATAATATTAAACTGTTTTAATAAGTTTTCAAATACTTCTTTACCTCTTTGGTAATCGGAAGCCTCGTATTCCAACTCGTAATCTGTTTCACCTAGGTAGTTGCTTTTGTCAAAGAACAGTACTCCATCTTGGAATGGGATGTATGCTCTTTCTGTTGAAAGGGTTCCGAAGTGATAAAGATCATTTAAAGTAACATGGAATTCACTTAATGCCCCTATCATTTCAACAGTAGGTGTGAATTGTTGGTTAAAAACACTCTCCGCGTCCTCTTTAGACAACGTTTGGTGTGTTTCTTCCACAGCATTTTCTTTTGGCACTTTTAATGTGAGCGTGAATGTCTCTGCTTTTTCACGAATACGAACGGAGCATTTCTTCTCTTTTAACAAAAACTCTTTCGTATCTAAGTAATGATTATGTTGTTCCACAAATGTATCTTGGTCTATAGTAAAATGATTCACTAATTCTTGGAATTGTTTATCTGTGACAAGTTGTTTAAATTCGATTTCTACTTCCTTTACCATAGGAACCTCCTGAGATGTAGTATCTTGTCCATTATGAATGAATTGGATAATTTGTTCAATGCTTAGAACTTACTATTATTGTGTGGTAGAATGATGATGGATTGAATGAGGAAGGGGCAACACATAATGAGAAAAACACTTACACTTAAAAATAGTACTTGGGAAGAAAATAATTTACTTTTTGCTGTGGAAGGTGATGTTTCCATTGAAACGTTAACACCTACAGGACAAATGATCGTTGACTCTGATCAAGCAGCTTTTGTCTACTTAGCTGAAAATGAAGATGAATATATCTATCTATACATATATGAAAATGAATGGACAAATTTAAAAGAGGCATTGGACAAACAAGCTCGTGTCTACGCAATGCAAGGAGATAGTGAATTAGGTCTAGCAAGTATTACAGAGGAATTAGAATACCTTGTGCAAAACATTGAAGGTAACAGTAATTATGGAGAGGAACTTGTCACGAAAGTCGAATCCATTTTCTTGTAGTAGATTTTGTAACGAGGTGAAATGCATTGAAGGTTTGGGAGTTATTTTTAGCACCATATAAACAAGCGGTAGATGAATTAAAAGTGAAATTTAAAGGAATGCGAGCACAATTTGAGTTAGATGGGGGACACTCTCCGATTGAATTTGTAACAGGAAGAGTGAAGCCGACAGCTAGTATTATTGATAAAGCTCAACGAAAAGCAATTCCATTAGACAAGTTAGAAGCGGAAATGCAAGACATTGCTGGAGTGCGCATCATGTGTCAATTCGTGGAAGATATAATGTCCATGGTTGATTTAATTCGAGCTCGTAAAGATTTCACCATCATAGAAGAGAGGGACTATATTTCTTCTAAAAAAGAGAGTGGATATCGTTCGTATCACATGGTTATCGATTACCCAGTTCAAACCATTAATGGGGAAAAACATATTCTTGTTGAGATTCAGATTCGTACACTAGCAATGAATTTTTGGGCAACTATTGAACATTCGTTAAATTATAAATACAAAGGGCAGTTTCCAGAAGATATGCGAAAAAGACTGGAACGTGCAGCGGAGGCAGCTTTCCAACTTGATGAAGAGATGAGCGAAATTCGTGAGGAGATTCAAGAAGCTCAAGCTATCTTTACGAAGAAAAAAGAAGAGTAATGGGTTTTCATTCTAAGTTCACTAGGAGATGGTGAAAATGAAATTTGCTGTAACGTCTAAGGGAGATCCAAAATCGAATACATTGACGCACAAAATAAAAACATATTTGCAAGACTTTGATTTAAAATATGATGAAGATACTCCTGATATTGTTATTTCAGTAGGGGGAGATGGAACACTACTATATGCGTTTCATCGATATAGTTCCAGATTAGATAAGACTGCTTTTATTGGTGTGCATACTGGTCATCTTGGTTTTTATGCGGATTGGGTACCAGAAGAAATAGAAAAGATGATCATTGCTATTGCAAAAACTCCTTATCAAATTATTGAATACCCTCTTTTGGAGGTTATGGTTCGATATCAGCATGGCGGCAGAGAATCAAGGTATTTAGCATTGAATGAAGCGACTGTGAAATCAGTAGATGGAACGTTAGTGATGGATGTTGATATGAGAGGACAGCATTTTGAACGTTTTAGAGGAGATGGATTATGTGTGTCTACTCCTTCAGGAAGTACGGCATACAATAAAGCATTAGGTGGAGCAATTATTCACCCTTCTATTCCAGCCATTCAGGTGGCGGAAATGGCATCTATTAATAATCGTGTTTTCCGAACAATCGGTTCTCCACTAATTTTACCAGCCCATCATACATGTACATTAAAGCCGGTTAATAGACCCGATTTTCAACTTACAATTGATCACCTCTCGCTATTGCATAAAGATGTAAAATCGATTCAATTCCGAGTAGCAGATGAAAAGATTCGTTTTGCTAGATTTAAACCATTTCCATTTTGGAAGAGAGTGCAGTACTCCTTTATTAAGGATTAAAAGACCAATCAGAAAAACTTTATCATCTCAACATAGATTGACGAGTGGAGTGGTAGTCTAATGAAATTACAACGTTACGAGGAATCTTATCGTGTTCATAAAGACGAAGGAGGAATTCTCTTAAGGGAATTCCTTTTTTTACGTGGGATTACAAGGAGAGCTCTTACTTCTATAAAGTTTGGAGGTGGCTTAATTGAAGTGAATGGGCATGAAGTGAATGTTAGGGAAGTGGTTCGTGAAGGTGATCAAGTGCGTGTTATGTTTCCACCGGAAAACCGAGGTAAAACACTAATTGGGGAAAACATCCCTTTACGGATACTTTACGAAGACGAATATGTCTTAGTTATAAATAAAGGACCTGGGATGAATACGATACCTTCAAGAGAACACCCCACGGGGAGTCTTGCGCAAGCATTAATTTATTATTATGAAAGTGTAGGTTTACCTTCTACCGTTCATGTTGTGACGAGACTTGATAGAGATACTTCAGGAGCCGTCCTCATCGCAAAATATAGCCCTGTTCATGAAAAATTAAGTCTCCAACAAAAAGAGAAGAAAGTGAAGCGAACATATGAAGCGATTGTTCATGGGAAGGTGGAACCGCTAGAAGGAACCTATACAGCTCCAATTGGAAGAAAAGATGATAGTATTATTGAACGAACAGTAAGAGAAGATGGTCAAACAGCCATTACGCATTATAACGTTAAAAGGTATACAACTTTTTTTTCTCACATACACGTTCAATTAGAGACGGGAAGAACGCACCAAATTCGCGTTCACTTTTCCCATGCGGGTTACCCTTTAGTGGGGGACACACTTTATGGAGGAGCTAAAAACGACTTAAATCGTCAGGCTTTACACTGTGTGAGTGTGGAGTGGTTGGATATCAAGTCGGGTGAAGTAAAGAAAGTAGTGTGTGAATTAGAAGATGATTTGAAGAAATTTGTGGAAGAAAAGTTCCGTCCATAATTAAATAGGACGGAATTTTTCCTCAACATATGGCATGGTAGAAGGGACGGATAAGGTACTCATTTCTGGGTATCTTATTGCAGTGAGTTTGTTACCAAATATGCAGCCAGTGTCTATATTTACAGTGTTA is a genomic window containing:
- a CDS encoding ClpXP adapter SpxH family protein, which translates into the protein MMSDKQVTGLEIYLFIDPLCPECWALEPTMKKLVLEYGDYFTLRKVLSSSLINLNANLQNPQHLANHWERTASRTGMSCDGDLWLEHSLKSPSLVSLAIKAAELQGKRLGAKFLRKIQEELFLEKQDISNQSVLENCAKKVGLDVPVFAEDINSPSAKKAFQCDMKITSEMEVTESPTLVFFNENIEDEGLKISGLYEYEIYVEILQELAGQTLTKKSLPNLLDFLKAYQFVGTNEVATVFNWSREKATKELKKLHFQQRVNPLHVKYGTFWQFIE
- a CDS encoding globin, with amino-acid sequence MLTPYERIGEEKLIELVDTFYDFVKDDVNLAPLFPDDMGETKRKQTQFLTQYFGGPSLYTNEHGHPMLRARHLPHPITPKLATAWLKCMEKAMDVIDFPLDIREECFARLALTARHMVNTPEEGDVNDE
- a CDS encoding lytic transglycosylase domain-containing protein, translating into MTTPASLQALGQLQAIRQLQQLNSSSTSFVESPFSTVLATTLENQLGSVANFMQQNNSLFLQQSFLPTPTVGTVSPSGTNAPEDVKEIIHAASQKYNVPVRLIEAVIKQESGFRKDAVSSAGASGYMQLMPATAKYLGVTDIFNAEQNIMGGTKYLRQMLDKFGQNIELALAAYNAGPGNVDKYNGIPPFKETTNYVKKVTATYYA
- a CDS encoding CYTH domain-containing protein, whose translation is MVKEVEIEFKQLVTDKQFQELVNHFTIDQDTFVEQHNHYLDTKEFLLKEKKCSVRIREKAETFTLTLKVPKENAVEETHQTLSKEDAESVFNQQFTPTVEMIGALSEFHVTLNDLYHFGTLSTERAYIPFQDGVLFFDKSNYLGETDYELEYEASDYQRGKEVFENLLKQFNIIQTPTDTKVKRFFKKKFPTL
- a CDS encoding GTP pyrophosphokinase, with protein sequence MKVWELFLAPYKQAVDELKVKFKGMRAQFELDGGHSPIEFVTGRVKPTASIIDKAQRKAIPLDKLEAEMQDIAGVRIMCQFVEDIMSMVDLIRARKDFTIIEERDYISSKKESGYRSYHMVIDYPVQTINGEKHILVEIQIRTLAMNFWATIEHSLNYKYKGQFPEDMRKRLERAAEAAFQLDEEMSEIREEIQEAQAIFTKKKEE
- a CDS encoding NAD kinase, translated to MKFAVTSKGDPKSNTLTHKIKTYLQDFDLKYDEDTPDIVISVGGDGTLLYAFHRYSSRLDKTAFIGVHTGHLGFYADWVPEEIEKMIIAIAKTPYQIIEYPLLEVMVRYQHGGRESRYLALNEATVKSVDGTLVMDVDMRGQHFERFRGDGLCVSTPSGSTAYNKALGGAIIHPSIPAIQVAEMASINNRVFRTIGSPLILPAHHTCTLKPVNRPDFQLTIDHLSLLHKDVKSIQFRVADEKIRFARFKPFPFWKRVQYSFIKD
- a CDS encoding RluA family pseudouridine synthase; the encoded protein is MKLQRYEESYRVHKDEGGILLREFLFLRGITRRALTSIKFGGGLIEVNGHEVNVREVVREGDQVRVMFPPENRGKTLIGENIPLRILYEDEYVLVINKGPGMNTIPSREHPTGSLAQALIYYYESVGLPSTVHVVTRLDRDTSGAVLIAKYSPVHEKLSLQQKEKKVKRTYEAIVHGKVEPLEGTYTAPIGRKDDSIIERTVREDGQTAITHYNVKRYTTFFSHIHVQLETGRTHQIRVHFSHAGYPLVGDTLYGGAKNDLNRQALHCVSVEWLDIKSGEVKKVVCELEDDLKKFVEEKFRP